The Vicia villosa cultivar HV-30 ecotype Madison, WI unplaced genomic scaffold, Vvil1.0 ctg.000726F_1_1, whole genome shotgun sequence region CGACATAGCAAAAAAAACATGTAGCCGTAACTTTTGGGAGTTGGTAGGAATTCCTTGTAGACATGATTTAGCTGCTTTAAGTTACAAGAAACAAATACCTGATGACTTTATTTATGAATGATACACAAGAGAAAAATATGCAGGTTGCTAAGGCTTTTCTGTGTCACCTATCAATGGGCAGGACATGTGGCCAGAAGTTAAGATGGATGAGTTACAACCCCCAACATACAAATAAGGACCTGGTAGACCAAGAAAGGTAAGGATTCGAGAAAGTGGTGAGGAAGGTGCAAGGAAAAGAAGACACGGAGTTGCATACAAGTGCACTAGATGTGATCAGTTTTACTATAATGCGTTGACCTGTAAGAGCCTCACACAGGACCCTGCTGCACTTAAAAgaaaggttttttctgttatgTTTATTGGTTGGTTGATTTATGTTTTTGGGCAATGGCTAATATATATTGTTTTCTGACTGTGTAGAGAAAGGTTAAAGCTGAGAAAAACCCCCAGTTGCAGAATCTCAACAAACTATGGAGCCTAGTGACAACCCAACTGATGCACCATCTCAACCAACAACTGACATGCCAATTGTGGAGCCTAGTGACAACCCAAATGTTGCATTGTCTCAAGAAGCATCTTTCATGCCAAATGTGAAGCAAGGTGAAAACATTCCTGATGTATTGCAAAGTTAGACTCAGTCTCGTGTTGTAGACACAAGTCAGTCTCATTCAAAAAAAAGGAAAGCAAGGTTACCAGTCCCTGCATTATGGAGGAAGAGTGAAAGAGTGAAGTTGAGCTGGTTCAAGAAGCCAATTATAGATCCAGGATCAGTTGACCAACCAATTACAATAAGAGAACTTGAAGAATCAACAAGTGCTCATGAGTCTAACCTTGGAGTGTCCGCTAGGTCTTTGAATTcttggaagaagaaaaaaagtagaGATTGATTAAGTATTTATAGTTGGGATATGTTTTATTTTGTGCAGCTGTTAAAGATATGTAATGTTATTTTGTCCAATGGTTAAAAACCTAGACATGTTATTTTGTGATGATGTATCAGATGTAACAAATCTGTAATGGTAGTTTTCTTTATGATTGTAACAGACCTACAATGTTTGGTATAATGTATCAGACATAATGTCATTTTTTGTTTCAGTTAAGTTATTGTTTATACCAATATAGCAACATGGAAACAATTTAAATGAAACACTTTTCATTTAACCAAAATATTGATACACTTCATAATGCATATGATACACTTTTGAGAATAACCCTACACTACATTACATAAACTAATCCACTTTTGAAATCATTAACCTAAATTACATAAACTTATACACCGGGGAAAACTACATCCAGGAAAAAGCAAGTGCAATCATCATGTTATAGCTCATTTTCTTCTCTATTGCAAGTTTCTTCTTCAATCTTATAATCATCTCAAAACTGTCATCTACTTCCCATAGGGGTGTTCGCGGGTTGGGTTGGGTCTAATTTgattaaatccaatacaaaacCCAATCAATAGTCTTTGATTTGGGCTGAGTGCTCAACCCGTAATTCTAAGATTAAATCCAAACTAAACCAACCCGCTTATCAATGGGTTGGGTTGGATCCGTGAGTCACCcactaaatataatttttaaattcttaataaaatattattttaattaacacatttattttacaaaaacattaaaaaaatcataaaattttgtatttaatttgaataaagttTATCATTTAATACCTAAAAATTCTTTTACGATTCATATCAAgtcaaaaaaatatacaaatggtaaaatataatttaaaaggtAAAACATATATTTCTCTTTGAATCAATAAATTTGATCTCTCAAATTTGATTTAGACTtagatttttaaattaataaaaactataattatatttaaaagtatATATGCATTGTAAGATTTATGCTAGATaatttttaaatagaataaaataaaaatagagtgaCATGTCAATGTGTTTGGATTGCGGGTTCGTCGGTTTAAAACTTCAAACCCGTTACCCGAACCAAAAACTAATGGGTTTGAATGAGTTGGTTCGGATTGGACCCGTACATGATTGAGTTGGGTAAAAATCAGGATTGGGTTGGGTTAGGTGAGTGGGTAAAAATCATGAACACCCCTAACTCCCCAATCATCCTtaacaatttccttcaaaatttccttCAAAGCATCATTTGTCATATAAGAGCATCTAGAAGTAATCAATTCATTCCTCTGAACTTCACACAACTCATAATCCCACAAGAACAAACAACAATCATTTTGCAAAAATATTTATCACATAGATACGACTAACTCATAATAGTATATAACTACAAACAATATCCAAACACTTACCAATGAATTTATGCATTTCCAGAATTTTTCGATTAGGGTTAGCAATGGTGTTTAATACCCACATCTTCATTGACTCGTTACAGCTACAAGTTGGCAAACAACGTCCCACAGAGTTACCAACAAATGATGCATTGCTACCACCCATGATCTGATTTAGAAGGAAGAACATGATATGGCTTGATGGACGAAGAAAGGGGGCGAAGAATGGAGGCGATGGAAGGAGGCGATGAAAGGAGATGATGGAAGGAGGCGATGAAAGGGGGCGAATAAACCCCAATTTCATGTTCTAGATTAAGGATAGGTGAAAACGATGGAGCCACTAGGAATCTGGTGAAATTTATGAACAATATGCCATGTTGGAAATGTCACGCTATAAAAAGTTAAATCAAATAATTCACATTAGAAAATTATTGAGAATTTGAGAGGAATCAAATTGCACATGTGGCAATTGGGGAGGTTTTGAgagggtatatatatatatatatatatatatatatatatatatatatatatatatataatataaatattatatcacAAAATATTAATTTAGAGAAAGTTGTATTAGTTTTTACTTGGCAAAATATtctttttggtcccgtatgttaacctcggggttcactTTAGtctcttaacttcaaaaagtttcatattggtaTCTTAACTCCAAAAAATTTCATATTGGTCTCTTAactcttcaaaaagtgtcattttaGTCCATTTTTGGCATATTAGCGACGAatttagcgaccgatttttgagtttttccgttgttaataagacaaaaaaaaagactaaaatgacaccttttgtagagttaagggaccaatatggaactttttgaagttaagggataAAATGAACCCTGATGTTAACTTATAGGACCAAAAAGaatattttgctttttttttttttatatgattttggaaaaaaatacataactttaaaaaaatgaGATTATTTATATTCTATTACTACTATTCAATATTCCGGAATGAATAGCATGGTTACTGTATATAAAAAGGATGAATAAACAGAGAGTGGAAGAGTGGAACAGAGCTCAGGAGAGAAAGATAGTTAGTTTATTTGATTTCTCTCTCACAGACCAAAACGAATCGTTTTGTTTATAGCAAAAAGGAGAATGAAAGTGGCGCCTGTCAGATTGGCGTGCAATACTCATATGTACTATAGTGGATGGAGTGAGAAACAAAACCTCACTCAACTATCCAAAGTTTTTATATTAACTCCAAATCAAATGTTTTGATTTGCGgtgaaataaattaattttgagtgaattaattatataaaattgattCTTAATAAAGTGAGTTAAATATAaagtaatttatatttttttgtagaAGTTTTTGTAAAAGTAATTTGAACAATAAAGTCTAGTGAAAAAATTACGTTTAAAAACCATGTTTGATCAAAATTTACAAATCTTAATTTTAAGCAAAATCAATTCTGAAAAGCATAATCAATTTTGTTCGAGATCAACCAAACacgtcaaaatcaattctaaacgTTTAGAATCAATTTTAGATGCTTCACACGTGAAACCAAACATAgacttaatattaataatttttaataaaaaatacttaataAGATGACATAACtataaattttgtttgaatattattaatatttaactgAATGTGAATTTAAGTCTCGGGTGGAAAATTGATTCTGAGTAATTTTAAGATATTTGGTTAAACAAAAATAGAATTGATTGTTTCTTTAAAATTGATAATATTTGAGGTTATAATTCATAACTTGTAtctctaaaattaatttataactcTTAAATTCAATTCTGATAAAATCATTTCcaattctattaaaatcaattatgtCTCCCGCAAAATCAAACACAAACCCACCTTATAGAATGAGAAGAAATGTTTATGAGTAAATAGAAAAGTGAAAAAGGAAAAGTTAGGGATGGTGGGGGCAAGAAAGTGCTACTACTAATTCAAAAGCCATTtcttgagagttgagagagaaagaaacaaagaaagagagagagtggGAACATTCTGAAATTGGTTGGCTTTTTGTGTTTGTGCAGCTCTGGTGGTGGCTGTCATCAAAAGATGAGGAACAGCTCATCTTTCTCCACACTCATCTCTCCCTATTCCTTCACTTCTTCCTTCCTCTGATATATCAACCTCTTGGTATGCATGTATGTCTTCACCAATTCATATTATATTTTCAGTTGCAGATTTTACTTTTCAACAACAACatgaaaatctattattgatttattgtTTCTTAGGTTTTTACTATTGATGTCCAATTAggttaatttcaatttcaatgcAGCTTTATGTTGATTTAAAGTTTTGATGTAAATGTTTACTTTAACGTGTCCAATGATCTATTGTAACaacaaatatttatgtttttgtttacTTACTAGGTGGTTTTCTGAGCTAATACCAAAATATGCTGTTTCCTCGTGTTTACAGGAATTCAAACAAAGGGACAAAGCTATAACATGGCTACTAGTGGTAGTAGAAGTAAAAAGTGAATGTTGTTGTTGAGTACTACAATGGAATTTGGTTTCTGAAATTTTGGTGAAGAGAAAGTGTGTTTTCTTGTGGTTTGTTGTGTCTAAATCCATTGTTGGAAAcaccaacaacaaaaaaataagagaaaaagaaacaagtacctagattcaaaacataattttaatactTTGTGGGGCGGTGGTGTCAGATTTAGCTAGTGGGGGTGTCTTTAACAAAGCTACTCTTTCTTtgagaaaattattatttttatatatgaatgtGTTGGAGGTAGTTTGTTTTGTTGGTAATGTCTCCTAACATGGTTTAGATTAACTGGTTTCTTTGGTTTTTGTTACCAATTTAGTAAGCAACATGTTTTTTCTTTGAGTCTCTTTTCATTCAAGTCACagaaacaataataatattaattgtcaAAATATAGTTTAAAAATTCATCTAACTGGCCTTGGTTTTAGGGGAAGATTCGGTCATACAAGGAGAAAACTTGATCCTTTTTTCTTCTAGCTTGGTTTTTACTCTTAACTAGTAAGTTTCttgcatttcattgtttgttattCAAACTTGGTTAAGAGTTTGTGGAGTTGGTGATTTGAGTTGTTTTTGGAGGTTTTTTCTTTTTGGTCAAGATGAAGTTTATGAAACTTGGATCTAAGCCTGATTCTTTTCAAACTGATGGAGATAATGTCAGGTATGTGATTAGTTTCCTCGTTATACGGATCGGTTTCCTCTTGATTTGAATCATTTGATATTTGGTTTGGAGTGGAGTTCTTATTTATGATTCAGTTGGtttcttttgtttggtttttGCTTGATTGTTTTGTGATGTTTAGAAACGCTACTTATTTTAGTATTTATAGCATGAACACTTATCATTTAAGTGCTTGTGTATAAGTTATTTCTAGAAGAAACAATAAAGCAAAGGCAAACGGTTTTCATATAAGCTATAAGCTGTTTTCATAAACGATTCTAGAGAGCTTGTGGACATGTGATGAGTTGTTTCCATAAGCTTTTTCAACCAGTCTTGCAAGTGTTTATGTGTGAAAAGTAAATCCAAACAGATCCTTAAATTGAGGATAAATATGCTCGAAGTTCTATTTTTTTTATCGGTCTAGCATGCTAGAAAATGTACTATTGCTTGTCATACTGCAGTAGGTTTAATATAATTTCTCTTTTGATTTGTTTGTTTCATTCAAAATTAATGTGAAGTGGCATATATTTATCTAGGTATGTGGCAACTGAGCTCGCATCGGACATAGTCGTTAATGTTGGAGATGTAAAATTTTATCTACATAAGGTAAAGTTCCATTCTATCTAGAACTCTTGTTATCAACTGTCCGCGTTTGCTACATAAGTTTATTTGGTTCGATTATCCTTTAGGCCGCCGATCAAATCTTTACATGTTCATTATCTGCAGTTTCCACTTCTGTCCAAAAGTTTACGCTTGCAAAAGTTAGTTTCAAACCCAGACGAAGATAACGATGAagttcacatccatgacattccCGGAGGACCTATTGCTTTTGAAATATGTGCAAAATTCTGTTATGGTATGGTAGTTACTCTAAATGCGTACAACGTGGTTGCGGCTCGTTGTGCAGCGGAGTATCTCGAGATGTATGAAACCGTCGAAAAGGGAAATCTCATCTACAAGATTGAAGTCTTCCTCAATTCCAGCATTTTCAGGAGCTGGAAAGACTCGATCATTGTTCTACAAACAACCAAACCTCTTCTTCCATGGTCTGAAGAACTTAAGATCGTGAGCCATTGTATGGAGTCGATAGCTACTAAGGCTTCGATGGATCCATCCAAGGTGGAGTGGTCATACACATATAACAGGAAAAAGCTTCCGTCGGAAAATGGGAATGATTCACACTGGAATGGTGTGAGGAAGCAACTAATGGTTCCGAAGGATTGGTGGGTGGAAGATCTTTGCGAGCTTCAACTTGATCTCTATAACCGAGTCCTGTCCACAATAACGACTAACGGAAATGTTTCCGGCGTAGTAGTAGGAGAAGCTCTTAGTGCTTATGCCTCTAGAAGGTTGCCTGGCTTCAACAAGGGTGTTATCCAGAATGGCGATATCGCAAAGAATAGATTAGTGTTGGAGACTATTGTCGGTCTATTGCCGAAAGATATGGGAAGTGGCTCTTGCAGTTTCTCGCTCAAGTTATTAAAACTGGCTATTCAATTGGAATGTGAAGTGTCGGTGAGATCCGAACTGATGAGGAGAACAGGGCAGCGGCTTGAGGAGGCTACGGTGGCCGATCTTTTGATTTCTTCATCAACCGGGGAAACAACTTATGATGTTGAAACTGTGCAGAAGCTAGTTGAGGTGTTTGTAGCACATGAACATCAATCATTAATGGAAGAGGAATTGCAGGAGATCAAAAGTCCTAAGATGGTCCTAAATTCTTCTAGCAAGATAAAGGTAGCAAAGCTGGTTGATAGCTATCTTGCCGAGATTTCACGTGATCCTAATTTGCCTGTTTTAAATTTCGTGGGTATCGCGGATCTGGTATCAAGTTTCCCTAGACAGTCTCATGATGGCCTTTATCGCGCCATCGACATGTATTTAAAGGTTAGTTAGTTCTACCTGACATGTATCAAATGATTCCATTTACTTCAACCGAATTTCTGAGACTGACGCAATTATGTTTTGCAGGAACATCCTGGAATCAGCAAAAGTGAGAGGAAAAGAATATGTCGATTGATGGACTGCAAGAAGCTGTCTGCAGAAGCTTGCATGCATGCGGTACAGAATGAGCGGCTTCCTCTACGTGTTGTCGTGCAGGTTCTCTTCTTTGAGCAGATGAGAGcctcaacaacatcatcatctggAGGCACAAACACTCCCGATCTTCCCGGATCTATCAGGGCCTTGCATCCCGGCTGTTCTCACGGTAGCTCGAGGTCTACAACCACCAACACAGAAGAGGAATGGGATGCAGTGGCAACAGCAGAAGACATAAAAGTTCTGAAAGGCGAACTCGCCGCACTAAAATTATCAGGCGGGAGTAGCCAGAGCAGTGACAGAAACAGCAACAACAATGCAGACAAAGTCGCTGCTAACAAAATGAAAGGCTTCCTCATGTCAAAGAAAATATTCTCCAAGCTTTGGTCGAACAAAGAAAAAAACGGAGAGATTACTAGCTCTGATACATCCGAAAGCCCTGCTTCTACTGTTGTTGAGGAGACGAAGTCTACGCCGTCTAGAAGTAGAAGGCATTCGGTATCTTAAAATCTTTTGTTTTGCAGACTTCAAGCGCCGTTGCATCGTTGTATAATCGTCGATCACTTCGGTGGCATTAGGAGATAGAGCTTACTTGACATCTTCTAGCTGATACTGAAGGTTGTTTGTGGCTACTATTAGAGATGAGGTTAATGAGGGACCCGGTTTTGTTTTACTGTAATGGGAGAAGGATTATCATTACCTAATCAAGTGTTATTAAGACAATTTGTAAGCATTTTTAAGAACTAAGGATAA contains the following coding sequences:
- the LOC131630715 gene encoding BTB/POZ domain-containing protein NPY3-like; translation: MKFMKLGSKPDSFQTDGDNVRYVATELASDIVVNVGDVKFYLHKFPLLSKSLRLQKLVSNPDEDNDEVHIHDIPGGPIAFEICAKFCYGMVVTLNAYNVVAARCAAEYLEMYETVEKGNLIYKIEVFLNSSIFRSWKDSIIVLQTTKPLLPWSEELKIVSHCMESIATKASMDPSKVEWSYTYNRKKLPSENGNDSHWNGVRKQLMVPKDWWVEDLCELQLDLYNRVLSTITTNGNVSGVVVGEALSAYASRRLPGFNKGVIQNGDIAKNRLVLETIVGLLPKDMGSGSCSFSLKLLKLAIQLECEVSVRSELMRRTGQRLEEATVADLLISSSTGETTYDVETVQKLVEVFVAHEHQSLMEEELQEIKSPKMVLNSSSKIKVAKLVDSYLAEISRDPNLPVLNFVGIADLVSSFPRQSHDGLYRAIDMYLKEHPGISKSERKRICRLMDCKKLSAEACMHAVQNERLPLRVVVQVLFFEQMRASTTSSSGGTNTPDLPGSIRALHPGCSHGSSRSTTTNTEEEWDAVATAEDIKVLKGELAALKLSGGSSQSSDRNSNNNADKVAANKMKGFLMSKKIFSKLWSNKEKNGEITSSDTSESPASTVVEETKSTPSRSRRHSVS